Proteins co-encoded in one Nonomuraea helvata genomic window:
- a CDS encoding sensor histidine kinase, whose protein sequence is MDKWRAAVTAPVEARAWRELGYALTMPLMAGAGLVYLLVVLLCGLMAANIVGLPLLALSVRGARGLGAANRGLARALTGVRVPAPAPFRSEPGLLNRMMAALGEVAGWRAIIHSLVRLPAAVLAFAVAAGLWGGGLFLLVSPPWWPAVVAGPVLLVLAPWGVRLALVPELKLVRTLLGPAPGTARIQALERTRALAVDDAAAALRRIERDLHDGTAARLVTLAMSLGMAQEELAEAHEPDRLERARSLVDSAHRTAKETLTELRDLIHGIHPPALDKGLEIAVATLAARSPLPVELDTDLPERPSPAVESIAFYCTAELLANVAKHSGARRASVEVRSRNGRLRLLVFDDGHGGAAMDHETGTGLRGLADRVHMVDGHLDLRSPAGGPTMISIDLPLHV, encoded by the coding sequence GTGGACAAGTGGCGAGCGGCGGTCACCGCGCCGGTGGAGGCACGAGCGTGGCGGGAGCTCGGGTACGCGCTGACCATGCCGCTGATGGCGGGGGCCGGTCTGGTCTATCTCCTCGTCGTGCTGCTGTGCGGCCTGATGGCGGCCAACATCGTCGGGCTCCCGCTCCTCGCCCTCTCCGTGCGGGGGGCCAGGGGGTTGGGCGCGGCGAACCGGGGGCTGGCGCGGGCGCTGACGGGGGTGCGGGTGCCCGCGCCGGCCCCGTTCCGGTCCGAGCCTGGCCTGCTCAACCGGATGATGGCGGCGCTCGGCGAGGTCGCGGGATGGCGGGCGATCATCCACAGCCTCGTCAGGCTGCCGGCGGCGGTCCTCGCCTTCGCCGTCGCCGCCGGGCTGTGGGGCGGCGGCCTGTTCCTGCTCGTTTCCCCGCCATGGTGGCCGGCCGTGGTGGCCGGGCCGGTGCTGCTGGTGCTGGCACCGTGGGGCGTACGTCTCGCCCTCGTCCCCGAGCTGAAGCTCGTACGGACGCTCCTCGGACCGGCCCCTGGCACCGCGCGGATCCAGGCGCTGGAGCGCACGCGGGCGCTGGCCGTGGACGACGCCGCGGCCGCGCTGCGCCGGATCGAACGCGACCTGCATGACGGGACGGCGGCCCGGCTGGTCACGCTGGCGATGAGCCTGGGCATGGCGCAGGAGGAGCTGGCCGAGGCTCACGAGCCCGACCGGCTGGAACGCGCCCGCTCCCTGGTCGACAGCGCGCACCGCACGGCCAAGGAGACCCTGACCGAGCTGCGCGACCTGATCCACGGCATCCACCCGCCCGCGCTGGACAAGGGGCTCGAGATCGCCGTGGCCACGCTCGCCGCACGCAGCCCGCTCCCCGTCGAGCTCGACACCGACCTGCCCGAGCGGCCGTCCCCCGCGGTGGAGAGCATCGCCTTCTACTGCACGGCGGAGCTCCTCGCCAACGTGGCCAAGCACAGCGGCGCCCGGCGCGCCTCGGTCGAGGTACGGTCGCGGAATGGCCGGCTTAGGCTGCTCGTGTTCGACGACGGCCACGGCGGCGCGGCGATGGACCATGAAACCGGGACCGGGCTGCGCGGCCTCGCCGACCGCGTGCACATGGTGGACGGCCACCTCGACCTCCGCAGCCCGGCCGGTGGACCTACGATGATCAGCATCGACCTTCCCCTGCACGTCTGA
- a CDS encoding cytochrome ubiquinol oxidase subunit I: MPGRTRDGGIEPSSGGAKVMCHGAGIAVHVLNGADLGAARMQMALSLGWHIVLACFGVGMPAITLIAEWRGHRSGDSHYRLLARRWAKAMGVLFAVGAVSGTILSFEMGLLWPGMMGVYGEVIGLPFSLEGIAFFIEAIFVGIYLYAWDRLPPRAHLLAGVPIVLAGVASAFFVVSANAWMQRPTGFQVKDGRVVSVDPWGAMFNPATPPMTTHMILAAFMVAGFGMASVYAVAMLRGRRDRYHRLGLLLPLTVAAVITPVQIGVGDWAAHAVADQQPVKLAAMEGVFRTGRGVPLHLGGIAIDGEMRYALELPYGLSLLAHWDPNAEIHGLEEVPPGDRPPVNVVHWAFQIMVAFGFALLALAAWLAWEWRRRRDLPRSPWFLRAAAASGVAAVLALESGWVVTEVGRQPWIVFRVLRTSQAVNPAPGLVYGFVLVTVVYLLLTVATVYVLRRLARDVPVPVAPQERDISGYKVV, encoded by the coding sequence ATGCCGGGCAGGACCCGCGACGGCGGGATCGAGCCGAGCAGCGGGGGAGCGAAGGTCATGTGTCACGGGGCCGGGATCGCCGTTCATGTCCTGAACGGTGCCGACCTGGGCGCCGCGCGGATGCAGATGGCGCTCTCGCTGGGCTGGCACATCGTGCTCGCCTGCTTCGGCGTCGGGATGCCGGCCATCACGCTGATCGCCGAATGGCGGGGGCACCGCAGTGGCGACTCGCACTACCGGCTGCTGGCCCGCCGGTGGGCCAAGGCGATGGGCGTGCTGTTCGCGGTGGGGGCGGTCTCGGGCACGATCCTGTCGTTCGAGATGGGCCTGCTGTGGCCGGGCATGATGGGCGTGTACGGCGAGGTCATCGGCCTGCCGTTCTCCCTGGAGGGCATCGCGTTCTTCATCGAGGCCATCTTCGTGGGGATCTACCTGTACGCCTGGGACCGGCTGCCACCCAGGGCGCACCTGCTGGCCGGGGTCCCGATCGTGCTGGCGGGGGTGGCCAGCGCGTTCTTCGTCGTCAGCGCCAACGCCTGGATGCAGCGGCCGACCGGCTTCCAGGTGAAGGACGGCCGCGTCGTGTCGGTCGATCCGTGGGGGGCGATGTTCAACCCGGCCACGCCGCCGATGACCACGCACATGATCCTGGCCGCGTTCATGGTCGCCGGGTTCGGCATGGCGAGCGTCTACGCCGTCGCCATGCTGCGCGGCCGCCGCGACCGCTACCACCGGCTCGGCCTGCTGCTGCCGCTGACCGTGGCGGCGGTCATCACCCCGGTGCAGATCGGCGTGGGAGACTGGGCCGCCCACGCCGTCGCCGACCAGCAGCCGGTCAAGCTCGCCGCCATGGAGGGCGTGTTCAGGACCGGGCGCGGGGTCCCGCTCCATCTCGGCGGCATCGCGATCGACGGCGAGATGCGGTACGCCCTGGAGCTCCCGTACGGGCTGTCGCTGCTGGCGCACTGGGACCCGAACGCCGAGATCCACGGGCTGGAGGAGGTGCCGCCCGGCGACCGTCCGCCGGTCAACGTGGTGCACTGGGCGTTCCAGATCATGGTCGCGTTCGGTTTCGCCCTGCTGGCCCTGGCCGCCTGGCTGGCGTGGGAGTGGCGGCGGCGGCGTGACCTGCCCCGCTCGCCCTGGTTCCTGCGCGCGGCGGCGGCGTCGGGCGTGGCCGCGGTGCTGGCGCTGGAGTCCGGCTGGGTCGTCACCGAGGTGGGCCGCCAGCCGTGGATCGTCTTCCGGGTGCTGCGCACGTCGCAGGCGGTCAACCCGGCGCCCGGCCTGGTGTACGGGTTCGTCCTCGTCACGGTGGTCTACCTGCTGCTCACCGTGGCCACCGTCTACGTGCTGCGCCGCCTGGCCCGCGACGTCCCGGTGCCGGTCGCGCCCCAGGAACGCGACATCAGCGGTTACAAGGTCGTGTGA
- a CDS encoding helix-turn-helix domain-containing protein: MDPLELLGQPVRLRIVHALRGDRTLTTSQLCARIPDVSKATVYRHIELLAAGGILEVAEERRVRGAVERLYRLRQDRATIDAGTAGSLTTEDHRRGFAVAMAALLAEFNAYLDKEHADPAADLVGYRQHAVWLTRDELLELIAQLRRAIVPVLDNAPAPGRTQYLISPIQFPIEQPSGDPG, translated from the coding sequence ATGGACCCGTTGGAGCTTCTGGGGCAGCCCGTACGCCTACGCATCGTCCACGCGCTACGCGGCGACCGGACGCTGACCACCTCCCAGCTGTGCGCTCGCATCCCCGACGTCTCGAAGGCCACCGTCTACCGGCACATCGAGCTGCTGGCCGCCGGGGGGATCCTGGAGGTGGCCGAGGAGCGGCGGGTGCGCGGCGCGGTGGAGCGCCTCTACCGGCTGCGCCAGGACCGGGCCACGATCGACGCCGGCACCGCCGGATCCTTGACGACGGAGGACCACCGGCGCGGGTTCGCCGTGGCGATGGCCGCCCTGCTCGCCGAGTTCAACGCCTATCTGGACAAGGAACACGCCGATCCGGCGGCGGACCTCGTCGGCTACCGCCAGCACGCCGTCTGGCTCACGCGGGACGAGCTGCTGGAGCTGATCGCCCAGCTGCGCCGTGCGATCGTGCCGGTGCTGGACAACGCCCCCGCGCCGGGGCGCACGCAGTACCTGATCAGCCCGATCCAGTTCCCGATCGAGCAGCCGTCAGGCGATCCCGGCTGA
- a CDS encoding LacI family DNA-binding transcriptional regulator, with protein MTKRPSTLADVARRAGTSTAVVSYVINNGPRPVAAATRERVLAAAAELGYRPNRIARALRSRTTGVVGLVLADASNPYFGALARHVEQALERHDRLTLVGNAGYSPERQGHLVERFLAAQVDGLIIVSSDTAGDAAAPTGVPAVYVHHGPADGHAPVVAADNRAAVRQAVAHLREHGHRSVAFLAGPHDGGPVGVRREAWEAAVGGDPGSVLLRSDYSRAAADVLTRRLISEGALPRALIAATDEQAIGVLSGAWACGLPVPDRLALISLDGTPESAYTAPALTVTEQPLQAMAEQAVDLLLSLDGRAEPPAAALVPRRSCGCSE; from the coding sequence ATGACGAAACGCCCGAGCACTCTGGCCGACGTCGCCCGCAGAGCGGGGACCTCGACGGCGGTGGTCAGCTATGTGATCAACAACGGCCCCCGTCCCGTGGCCGCCGCGACCCGCGAGCGCGTCCTGGCCGCGGCGGCCGAGCTCGGCTACCGCCCCAACCGCATCGCCCGCGCACTGCGCTCGCGCACCACGGGGGTGGTGGGCCTGGTGCTGGCGGACGCGTCCAACCCGTACTTCGGCGCTCTGGCCAGGCACGTCGAGCAGGCGCTGGAGAGGCACGACCGGCTCACGCTGGTGGGCAACGCGGGATACTCCCCGGAGCGCCAGGGGCATCTCGTCGAGCGCTTCCTGGCCGCCCAGGTCGACGGGCTGATCATCGTCTCATCTGACACCGCCGGTGACGCGGCGGCGCCGACCGGCGTACCCGCCGTGTACGTCCACCATGGCCCCGCAGACGGGCACGCGCCGGTGGTGGCGGCCGACAACCGCGCGGCCGTGCGGCAGGCGGTCGCGCACCTGCGCGAGCACGGGCACCGGAGCGTCGCCTTCCTGGCGGGTCCGCACGACGGAGGCCCCGTGGGAGTGCGGCGGGAGGCCTGGGAGGCGGCGGTCGGCGGTGACCCCGGCTCCGTGCTCCTGCGCTCCGACTACTCGCGGGCCGCGGCGGACGTACTGACCCGCCGCCTGATCTCGGAGGGCGCCCTGCCGCGCGCCCTGATCGCGGCCACCGACGAGCAGGCCATCGGCGTCCTGTCCGGCGCCTGGGCCTGCGGCCTTCCCGTCCCCGACCGACTCGCCCTGATCAGCCTCGACGGGACCCCCGAGAGCGCCTACACCGCTCCCGCGCTGACGGTCACCGAACAGCCGCTCCAGGCCATGGCCGAACAGGCCGTGGACCTGCTGCTCTCCCTTGACGGGCGCGCCGAGCCGCCGGCAGCGGCCCTGGTGCCGCGGCGTAGCTGCGGCTGCTCGGAGTGA
- a CDS encoding alpha/beta fold hydrolase, with protein sequence MPGKTRALVVGMALAAALTGTPAAVAQGLTWRACPGENVPRGMECATIEVPLDWTKPDGPKVALDLARLPATEPAHRIGSVLGIPGGPGAKGIDELKRAVSDLAELGRRFDLVAYNPRNTVWRDHLPASCNQPGTSLYEPKNRKQYEALSAAMAKAFRTCQNDDKTGLFAHMDSLSVARDMEAVRAALGEERLSFMANSYGGVPAAAYARLFPQRIRAMYLDGTINQTTGWLGQQLLSLRQIERLVFPTFTNWCATTPACALHGEDAGAVWLKLTRDADRKPIPVTSSQFGKGELTGWHLRSFGFVRDPGPGNSRWLAFADAVDKARRGDGSGFADFALGNARVWATPAALAMSCGDDRGFASYARFQEARIRARAVSPNFGAASFDALGCAGWPLPVANPSRPLPARGLPPFLGVGTTWVDYGWTESFTKLIPGSVTVAYDGPGHVMYLSGKKCPIRHATTYLVDLKLPPPGTVCPAE encoded by the coding sequence ATGCCTGGCAAGACCAGAGCCTTGGTCGTCGGTATGGCATTGGCGGCGGCGCTGACGGGCACACCCGCGGCAGTCGCCCAGGGGCTGACGTGGCGCGCATGCCCGGGCGAGAACGTGCCCAGGGGCATGGAGTGCGCCACGATCGAGGTGCCCCTGGACTGGACGAAGCCGGACGGGCCGAAGGTCGCACTGGACCTGGCCAGGCTGCCCGCCACCGAGCCCGCACACCGCATCGGCAGCGTGCTCGGCATCCCCGGGGGCCCCGGCGCGAAGGGCATCGACGAGCTCAAGCGGGCCGTGTCCGACCTCGCCGAACTGGGCCGCCGCTTCGACCTCGTCGCCTACAACCCGCGCAACACCGTGTGGCGGGACCACTTGCCCGCGTCCTGTAACCAGCCCGGGACGTCGCTGTACGAGCCCAAGAACCGGAAGCAGTACGAGGCCCTGTCGGCGGCGATGGCCAAGGCGTTCAGGACCTGCCAGAACGACGACAAGACCGGGCTCTTCGCCCACATGGACTCGCTCTCGGTGGCCAGGGACATGGAGGCCGTCCGCGCGGCGCTGGGCGAGGAGCGGCTGAGCTTCATGGCCAACTCTTACGGAGGGGTCCCCGCGGCCGCCTACGCCCGGCTCTTCCCGCAGCGCATCAGGGCCATGTACCTGGACGGAACGATCAACCAGACCACCGGCTGGCTCGGTCAGCAGCTCCTGTCGCTGCGGCAGATCGAGCGGCTGGTGTTCCCCACGTTCACCAACTGGTGCGCGACCACTCCTGCCTGCGCGCTGCACGGCGAGGACGCCGGAGCGGTCTGGCTCAAGCTCACCCGGGACGCCGATCGCAAGCCCATCCCGGTCACCTCGTCGCAGTTCGGCAAGGGCGAGCTGACCGGCTGGCACCTGCGGAGCTTCGGCTTCGTCAGGGACCCGGGACCGGGGAACTCCCGGTGGCTGGCCTTCGCCGACGCCGTGGACAAGGCACGCCGGGGCGACGGCTCCGGTTTCGCCGACTTCGCCCTCGGCAACGCACGCGTCTGGGCCACGCCCGCGGCCCTCGCGATGAGCTGCGGGGACGATCGAGGGTTCGCGAGCTACGCCCGGTTCCAGGAAGCCCGCATCCGGGCGCGCGCGGTCTCGCCCAACTTCGGCGCAGCCAGTTTCGACGCGCTGGGCTGCGCCGGTTGGCCCCTGCCGGTGGCCAACCCGTCCCGCCCCTTGCCGGCCCGCGGGCTGCCGCCCTTCCTGGGTGTCGGCACCACGTGGGTCGATTACGGATGGACCGAGAGCTTCACGAAGCTGATCCCGGGCTCGGTCACCGTGGCCTACGACGGGCCCGGGCACGTCATGTACCTGTCCGGAAAGAAATGCCCGATCAGGCACGCCACCACGTACCTGGTGGATCTGAAGCTGCCGCCGCCCGGCACGGTCTGTCCCGCTGAGTGA
- a CDS encoding response regulator transcription factor, with amino-acid sequence MRIVIAEDAVVLRDGLCLLLTSRGHQVVAAVGDGDALRAAVAEHRPDVAVVDVRMPPAHTDEGLRAAIRIRRDHPDLGVLVFSQYIETRYAAQLLAEGARGVGYLLKERVADVKDFLSALARIADGETVLDPEVVTQIMGASRRVEALSMLTPREREVLAMMAEGRSNSAIADALFLSYGSVEKHVTQIFTKLGLSPSDSDHRRVLAVLHYLQDGDNT; translated from the coding sequence ATGCGCATCGTCATCGCCGAGGACGCCGTGGTCCTCAGAGACGGCCTCTGCCTGCTGCTCACCTCCCGGGGCCACCAGGTCGTCGCCGCCGTGGGAGACGGCGACGCGCTGCGGGCGGCCGTGGCCGAGCACCGCCCCGACGTGGCGGTGGTCGACGTACGCATGCCGCCGGCCCACACCGACGAGGGTCTGCGTGCCGCGATCCGGATCCGCCGCGACCACCCGGACCTGGGCGTGCTGGTCTTCTCCCAGTACATCGAGACCCGGTACGCGGCCCAGTTGCTCGCCGAGGGGGCCCGCGGGGTCGGTTACCTGCTGAAGGAGCGCGTCGCCGACGTCAAGGACTTCCTCTCCGCCCTCGCCCGGATCGCCGACGGGGAGACCGTGCTGGACCCTGAGGTCGTCACCCAGATCATGGGCGCCAGCCGGCGCGTGGAGGCCCTCTCCATGCTCACCCCCAGAGAGCGCGAGGTGCTGGCCATGATGGCGGAGGGCCGCTCCAACAGCGCCATCGCCGACGCGCTGTTCCTCTCGTACGGCTCGGTGGAGAAGCACGTGACGCAGATCTTCACCAAGCTGGGCCTGTCGCCCTCGGACAGCGACCACCGCCGGGTCCTCGCCGTCCTGCACTACCTGCAGGACGGCGATAACACGTGA
- a CDS encoding nucleoside hydrolase — MLPLIVDTDTGSDDAVALLLAAASGRGDVRAVTTVAGNVPLATGTRNALISLVVAGRGDIPVHPGCERPMTRLLSTAQHVHGHDGMGDIGLPAPEHAPQSEHAVDVLVHHPRRHPGELTLVTLGPLTNLAVALLRDRNLLDRYRHVYCMAGAADMRGNISATAEFNVWADPEAARVVLESATPDKVTWIGWDVSRKDAVMTPADQLWLEQLDTPMAAFAHRVNRKVAAWARNVTGLDGYDLPDPVAMAVALRPELIVEQEQVHVDVSLGDETCGQLIIDRRRSAPAPNVTLVRRVDEHGFKQLLFDTCAPEGHR, encoded by the coding sequence GTGCTGCCCTTGATCGTCGACACCGACACGGGCTCCGACGACGCGGTGGCGCTGCTGCTGGCCGCCGCCAGCGGTCGGGGCGACGTCCGCGCCGTGACCACGGTGGCGGGCAACGTGCCCCTGGCGACCGGGACCCGTAACGCGCTCATCTCCTTAGTGGTGGCCGGGCGCGGCGACATTCCCGTCCACCCCGGCTGCGAGCGTCCGATGACCCGCCTGCTCTCCACCGCCCAGCACGTGCACGGCCATGACGGGATGGGCGACATCGGCCTGCCGGCCCCCGAGCACGCTCCCCAGAGCGAGCACGCGGTCGACGTCCTCGTGCATCACCCGCGCCGGCACCCCGGCGAGCTGACCCTGGTCACCCTCGGGCCGCTCACCAACCTCGCCGTCGCCCTGCTCCGCGACCGAAACCTGCTCGACCGGTACCGGCACGTCTACTGCATGGCCGGCGCCGCCGACATGCGCGGCAACATCTCGGCCACCGCCGAGTTCAACGTGTGGGCCGATCCCGAGGCCGCCCGGGTGGTGCTGGAGTCGGCCACGCCGGACAAGGTGACCTGGATCGGCTGGGACGTCTCGCGCAAGGACGCCGTCATGACGCCCGCCGACCAGCTCTGGCTGGAGCAGCTCGACACCCCCATGGCCGCCTTCGCCCACCGCGTCAACCGCAAGGTCGCCGCGTGGGCCCGGAACGTCACCGGCCTGGACGGATACGACCTACCCGATCCCGTCGCGATGGCCGTGGCGCTCCGGCCCGAGCTGATCGTCGAGCAGGAGCAGGTGCACGTGGACGTCTCCCTCGGCGACGAGACCTGCGGCCAGCTGATCATCGATCGTCGCCGCTCCGCTCCGGCCCCGAACGTGACGCTGGTCCGGCGGGTCGACGAGCACGGCTTCAAGCAGTTGCTGTTCGACACCTGTGCCCCGGAAGGACATCGATGA
- the add gene encoding adenosine deaminase has protein sequence MTPRYELHCHLDGSVRPGTVADLARSQGITLDGPVERLVTAPACGSLAKFLTYIDVPLQVLQTPDALSRAARELVEDWQADGVVYGEVRFAPQLHGRHGMSQDEAVEAVAEGLAAGRAATGVRTGLLLCCLRHQTPEESLSIAETALRHRDKVAGLDLAGDERLHPGAPHRAAFDLAHAADLPCTVHAGEAAGPESMWEAIDVLGARRIGHGVRCAADVALLDRLRHDRIALEMCPISNVLTGAVPSLDGHPATRLLAAGLPVTISTDARTTAGTTLAREFEGWTAEQEELAQAHAAAAAFGN, from the coding sequence ATGACCCCGCGCTACGAGCTCCACTGCCACCTCGACGGATCGGTACGCCCCGGCACGGTCGCCGACCTGGCCCGCAGCCAGGGCATCACCCTGGACGGCCCCGTCGAGCGGCTGGTCACGGCGCCCGCCTGCGGCAGCCTGGCCAAGTTCCTCACGTACATCGACGTGCCTCTCCAGGTGCTGCAGACCCCCGACGCGCTGAGCAGGGCCGCCCGCGAGCTGGTCGAGGACTGGCAGGCCGACGGCGTGGTCTACGGCGAGGTGCGCTTCGCCCCCCAGTTGCACGGCCGGCACGGCATGTCTCAGGACGAGGCGGTCGAGGCCGTCGCGGAGGGCCTGGCGGCAGGGCGGGCGGCGACCGGAGTGCGTACCGGGCTGCTGCTGTGCTGTCTGCGGCACCAGACGCCGGAGGAGAGCCTGTCCATCGCCGAGACGGCGCTGCGGCACCGCGACAAGGTGGCCGGGCTCGACCTGGCCGGCGACGAGCGGCTGCACCCCGGCGCGCCGCACCGGGCCGCCTTCGACCTGGCCCACGCGGCGGATCTGCCGTGCACGGTGCACGCCGGCGAGGCGGCGGGTCCGGAGAGCATGTGGGAGGCGATCGACGTGCTCGGCGCCCGCCGGATCGGCCACGGCGTACGGTGCGCGGCCGACGTCGCGCTGCTCGACCGGCTGCGGCACGACCGGATCGCGCTGGAGATGTGCCCGATCAGCAACGTGCTGACCGGCGCCGTCCCCAGCCTGGACGGACACCCGGCCACCCGGCTCCTGGCCGCCGGGCTGCCCGTCACCATCAGCACCGACGCGCGCACCACCGCGGGGACCACGCTGGCCAGGGAGTTCGAGGGGTGGACGGCCGAGCAGGAGGAGCTCGCCCAGGCCCACGCGGCCGCCGCGGCGTTCGGGAACTGA
- a CDS encoding MFS transporter, with translation MVEEQRLDATGQPSQTRRQLVRAVIASAVGTSIEWYDFFLYGFAASTIFANLFFPKSDPTTGLLLSLGTYFGGFAARPIGAAIFGHYGDRIGRKATLIITLLSMGVATALVGVVPTYEQIGVWGGILLTALRLLQGISVGGEWGGSVLLATEWGRSRGGRRGFLGSWPQFGVPVGLVLGYLALEVFQPLDPYWGWRIPFLLSIVMAGVGLYIRLGILETPVFAKVLKENRVERVPVREVIVRNWREIVLSALLRTGQQAPFYIFTVFILTYATKTLGFEAGEIYPYVIAAGIVSLFTVPFWGYISDLVGRRRLYIVGAAAMVAWSFIYWPLLDTRVPSLVFLAIVLAAPIHDIQYGPQATFIAESFTGRLRYSGASLGYQLASVTAGGPAPLIAVWLYATYKSSFAVAVYMAICALISVVAAAMLKDRSQQDYAVEYDDV, from the coding sequence ATGGTAGAGGAGCAGCGACTCGACGCGACAGGACAACCATCACAGACGAGAAGGCAGCTGGTCCGGGCGGTGATCGCCTCCGCCGTGGGGACCTCGATCGAATGGTACGACTTCTTCCTGTACGGCTTCGCCGCCAGCACGATCTTCGCGAACCTGTTCTTCCCGAAGAGTGACCCCACGACGGGTCTGCTGCTGTCACTCGGCACCTACTTCGGCGGGTTCGCCGCCCGCCCGATCGGGGCGGCGATCTTCGGGCACTACGGCGATCGGATCGGGCGCAAGGCCACCCTCATCATCACCCTCCTGAGCATGGGCGTCGCCACCGCGCTCGTCGGCGTGGTCCCGACGTACGAGCAGATCGGCGTCTGGGGCGGCATCCTGCTGACCGCGCTCCGGCTGCTCCAGGGCATCAGCGTCGGAGGCGAGTGGGGCGGCTCCGTGCTGCTGGCCACCGAGTGGGGCAGGTCGCGCGGCGGGCGGCGCGGCTTCCTGGGCAGCTGGCCGCAGTTCGGGGTGCCGGTCGGGCTCGTGCTCGGCTACCTGGCGCTCGAGGTGTTCCAGCCGCTCGACCCCTACTGGGGATGGCGCATCCCGTTCCTGCTCAGCATCGTGATGGCCGGCGTCGGCCTCTACATCAGGCTCGGCATCCTGGAGACGCCGGTCTTCGCCAAGGTCCTGAAGGAGAACCGGGTCGAGCGGGTCCCCGTGCGCGAGGTCATCGTCAGGAACTGGCGGGAGATCGTGCTGAGCGCGCTGCTCAGGACCGGGCAGCAGGCGCCGTTCTACATCTTCACCGTCTTCATCCTGACGTACGCCACCAAGACCCTGGGGTTCGAAGCGGGGGAGATCTACCCGTACGTCATCGCCGCCGGGATCGTGTCCCTGTTCACCGTGCCCTTCTGGGGATACATCTCCGACCTCGTGGGGCGCCGGAGGCTCTACATCGTCGGCGCCGCGGCCATGGTGGCCTGGTCGTTCATCTACTGGCCGCTGCTCGACACCCGCGTGCCCTCGCTGGTCTTCCTGGCCATCGTGCTGGCCGCGCCCATCCACGACATCCAGTACGGCCCGCAGGCCACGTTCATCGCTGAGAGCTTCACCGGGCGGCTGCGCTACAGCGGGGCCTCGCTCGGATACCAGCTGGCCTCGGTGACGGCGGGCGGGCCCGCGCCGTTGATCGCGGTGTGGTTGTACGCCACCTACAAGAGCTCGTTCGCCGTCGCCGTATATATGGCGATATGTGCGCTGATCAGCGTGGTTGCGGCGGCCATGCTGAAGGACCGGTCGCAGCAGGACTACGCGGTCGAGTACGACGACGTGTGA
- a CDS encoding cytochrome d ubiquinol oxidase subunit II — protein sequence MSLPEIMLAVLWVGLTAYVLFGGADFGGGVWDLLAGGAKTGHRQRELIEHSIGPVWEANHVWLIFVIVLTWTGLPSVFAAVASTLYIPLTLAALGIIGRGAAFAFRKVSTELWQRRLFGATFAFSSVVTPFFLGTVAGAIASGRVPLGIARGDLVGSWLNPTSVTAGALAVGVAAYLACVYLTRDAQRAGAADLVAAFRRRALVCGVAVGALSAVGLIVLRADTPDLYTELTSGRALPLLLLSVVAGLASLALMWWRAYVAVRLTAALAVMGLLWGWGVGQYPAPLPGVSLDEAAATDAVLAASLGSLAVGAVLLLPSLWWLYATFQRDRGKSR from the coding sequence ATGTCGCTGCCGGAGATCATGCTCGCGGTCCTGTGGGTCGGCCTGACCGCCTACGTGCTGTTCGGCGGCGCGGACTTCGGCGGCGGCGTCTGGGACCTGCTCGCCGGCGGCGCCAAGACCGGGCATCGGCAGCGGGAGCTGATCGAGCACTCGATCGGCCCGGTCTGGGAGGCCAACCACGTGTGGCTGATCTTCGTGATCGTGCTGACGTGGACCGGGCTCCCATCGGTGTTCGCCGCCGTCGCCTCCACTCTCTACATCCCGCTCACGCTCGCCGCGCTGGGCATCATCGGCCGCGGCGCCGCGTTCGCCTTCCGCAAGGTCTCCACGGAGCTGTGGCAGCGCCGGCTGTTCGGCGCCACGTTCGCCTTCTCCTCCGTCGTCACCCCGTTCTTCCTGGGCACGGTCGCGGGCGCCATCGCCTCGGGCCGGGTGCCGCTCGGCATCGCCAGGGGCGACCTGGTGGGCAGCTGGCTGAACCCCACCTCCGTGACAGCGGGGGCGCTGGCCGTCGGCGTCGCCGCCTACCTCGCCTGCGTCTACCTGACCCGCGACGCCCAGCGCGCCGGCGCCGCCGACCTCGTGGCGGCCTTCCGCCGGCGCGCGCTGGTCTGCGGCGTGGCCGTCGGGGCGCTCTCGGCCGTGGGCCTGATCGTCCTGCGGGCCGACACGCCTGATCTGTACACCGAGCTGACGTCGGGGCGGGCTCTGCCGCTCCTCCTGCTCTCCGTGGTGGCGGGGCTGGCCTCGCTCGCGCTGATGTGGTGGCGCGCGTACGTGGCCGTACGGCTCACCGCCGCCCTGGCAGTGATGGGGCTGCTGTGGGGCTGGGGCGTCGGGCAGTATCCCGCGCCGCTCCCCGGCGTCTCCCTGGACGAGGCGGCCGCCACCGACGCGGTCCTGGCGGCCAGCCTGGGATCGCTGGCCGTGGGCGCGGTCCTGCTGCTGCCTTCGCTGTGGTGGTTGTACGCCACCTTCCAGCGGGACCGTGGGAAGTCGCGGTAA